A region from the Pseudomonas cucumis genome encodes:
- the hisD gene encoding histidinol dehydrogenase — protein sequence MTAPTAIRRLNAADPDFAHHLDHLLSWESVSDDSVNQRVLDIIKAVRERGDAALVEFTQKFDGLQVASMADLILPRERLELALTRITVPQREALEKAAARVRSYHEKQKQDSWSYTEADGTVLGQKVTPLDRAGLYVPGGKASYPSSVLMNAIPAKVAGVTEVVMVVPTPRGEINELVLAAACIAGVDRVFTIGGAQAVAALAYGTESVPKVDKVVGPGNIYVATAKRHVFGQVGIDMIAGPSEILVVCDGQTDPDWIAMDLFSQAEHDEDAQAILVSPDAEFLDKVAASIAKLLPTMERAEIIETSINGRGALIKVRDMEQAIEVANRIAPEHLELSVADPQAWLPQIRHAGAIFMGRHTSEALGDYCAGPNHVLPTSGTARFSSPLGVYDFQKRSSIIFCSEQGASELGKTASVLARGESLTAHARSAEYRIVDDKKGNQA from the coding sequence ATGACCGCACCGACTGCAATTCGCCGACTCAACGCTGCTGACCCGGATTTCGCACATCATCTGGATCATCTGCTGAGCTGGGAAAGTGTGTCTGACGACTCGGTCAATCAGCGGGTGCTGGACATCATCAAAGCCGTGCGTGAGCGTGGTGATGCAGCACTGGTGGAATTCACCCAGAAGTTTGACGGCCTGCAAGTTGCCTCGATGGCAGACCTGATCCTGCCGCGCGAACGCCTGGAACTGGCGTTGACCCGCATCACCGTGCCTCAGCGCGAAGCCCTGGAAAAAGCCGCGGCCCGCGTGCGCAGCTACCACGAAAAACAGAAACAGGATTCCTGGAGCTACACCGAAGCCGACGGCACCGTGCTGGGCCAGAAGGTCACCCCGCTGGATCGCGCCGGCCTGTACGTGCCGGGCGGCAAGGCGTCGTACCCGTCCTCGGTGCTGATGAACGCAATACCAGCCAAGGTGGCGGGCGTGACCGAAGTGGTCATGGTCGTGCCAACCCCACGGGGTGAAATCAACGAATTGGTGCTGGCCGCAGCCTGCATCGCCGGCGTTGACCGGGTGTTCACCATCGGCGGCGCCCAGGCTGTTGCGGCGCTGGCCTACGGCACCGAAAGCGTGCCGAAGGTCGATAAGGTTGTTGGCCCTGGCAACATCTATGTGGCCACCGCCAAGCGTCACGTGTTCGGCCAGGTCGGCATCGACATGATCGCCGGCCCCTCCGAGATTCTCGTGGTGTGTGACGGCCAGACCGACCCGGACTGGATTGCCATGGACCTGTTCTCCCAGGCGGAACACGATGAAGACGCCCAAGCGATTCTGGTCAGCCCGGACGCCGAGTTCCTCGACAAGGTCGCCGCCAGCATCGCCAAATTGCTGCCGACCATGGAACGCGCCGAAATCATCGAAACCTCGATCAATGGCCGTGGTGCGCTGATCAAGGTTCGCGACATGGAACAAGCCATCGAAGTGGCCAACCGCATTGCGCCAGAACACTTGGAGTTGTCGGTCGCCGACCCGCAGGCCTGGTTGCCGCAGATTCGTCACGCCGGCGCGATCTTCATGGGCCGTCACACGTCCGAAGCCCTGGGCGACTATTGCGCAGGTCCAAACCACGTGTTGCCGACGTCCGGCACTGCGCGCTTCTCTTCGCCACTGGGTGTTTACGACTTCCAGAAACGTTCGTCGATCATCTTCTGCTCCGAGCAGGGTGCCTCCGAACTGGGCAAAACTGCTTCCGTGCTGGCCCGTGGCGAGTCGCTGACCGCTCACGCTCGCAGCGCCGAATACCGTATCGTTGACGACAAGAAGGGCAACCAAGCATGA
- the hisC gene encoding histidinol-phosphate transaminase, whose translation MSKFWSPFVKRLVPYVPGEQPKLAKLVKLNTNENPYGPSPKALAAMQTELNDNLRLYPDPNSDLLKQAVAKYYGVQGNQVFLGNGSDEVLAHIFHGLLQHDQPLLFPDISYSFYPVYCGLYGIAFDAVPLDEQFQINPADYAKPNGGIIFPNPNAPTGCLLALDAVEQILKASPDSVVVVDEAYIDFGGETAITLVDRYPNLLVTQTLSKSRSLAGLRVGLAVGHPDLIEALERIKNSFNSYPLDRLAIVGAAAAFEDREYFDKTCRLVIESREKVVAQLEAKGFEVLPSAANFIFARHPKHDAAGLAAKLREQGVIVRHFKQERIAQFLRISIGAPEQNQALIDGLGDL comes from the coding sequence ATGAGTAAATTCTGGAGTCCTTTCGTCAAGCGCCTGGTGCCTTACGTGCCGGGCGAGCAGCCGAAGCTGGCGAAACTGGTGAAGCTCAACACCAACGAAAACCCGTACGGTCCATCGCCCAAAGCGTTGGCCGCGATGCAGACCGAACTGAACGACAACCTGCGTCTGTATCCGGACCCGAACAGCGACCTGCTCAAGCAGGCTGTTGCCAAGTACTACGGCGTACAGGGCAATCAGGTGTTCCTCGGTAACGGTTCCGATGAAGTCCTGGCGCACATTTTTCACGGTTTGCTGCAACACGATCAGCCGCTGCTATTCCCGGACATCAGCTACAGCTTCTACCCGGTTTACTGCGGGTTGTATGGCATCGCATTTGACGCGGTGCCGCTGGATGAACAGTTCCAGATCAATCCGGCGGACTACGCCAAGCCGAACGGCGGGATCATTTTCCCTAACCCGAACGCGCCGACCGGTTGCCTGTTGGCGCTGGACGCTGTCGAACAAATCCTCAAGGCCAGCCCGGATTCGGTGGTCGTGGTGGATGAGGCTTACATTGATTTCGGCGGTGAAACGGCGATCACGCTGGTGGACCGTTATCCGAACCTGTTGGTGACTCAGACCCTGTCTAAGTCCCGTTCGCTGGCGGGCCTGCGGGTTGGTCTGGCGGTAGGGCATCCGGACCTGATCGAGGCGCTGGAGCGGATCAAGAACAGCTTCAACTCCTATCCGCTGGATCGTCTGGCGATTGTGGGGGCTGCGGCAGCGTTCGAGGATCGCGAGTATTTCGACAAGACCTGCCGGTTGGTCATCGAGAGCCGCGAAAAGGTGGTCGCGCAGCTGGAGGCGAAGGGGTTTGAGGTGTTGCCATCGGCGGCAAACTTCATTTTCGCCCGTCACCCGAAGCACGATGCGGCAGGGCTGGCGGCGAAGTTGCGTGAGCAGGGTGTGATTGTTCGGCACTTCAAGCAGGAGCGGATTGCGCAGTTTTTGCGGATATCGATTGGCGCGCCGGAGCAGAATCAGGCGTTGATCGACGGTCTCGGCGACCTTTGA
- a CDS encoding MlaC/ttg2D family ABC transporter substrate-binding protein — translation MISILRRGLLVILTALPLMANAVAAPSAHELVQDTTNRLLADLSANKEKYKQDPQDFYTALDTIVGPVVDAEGISKSIMTVKYSRKATPEQMQKFVENFKKGLFQFYGNALLEYDNQGIVVDPAKDESGDRTSVGMTVKGSSGAIYPVSYTLEKINGEWKLRNVIINGINIGKLFRDQFADAMQRNGNDLDKTINGWAGEVAKAKETTEKSTENQTQ, via the coding sequence ATGATCTCTATCTTGCGACGTGGCCTGTTGGTAATACTCACGGCCTTGCCGTTGATGGCTAACGCCGTGGCGGCGCCTTCCGCGCATGAACTGGTACAGGACACCACCAATCGGTTGCTGGCCGACCTGTCGGCCAATAAAGAAAAGTACAAGCAGGACCCGCAAGACTTTTATACGGCGCTGGATACCATCGTCGGGCCGGTGGTGGATGCCGAAGGTATTTCCAAGAGCATCATGACGGTCAAGTATTCGCGCAAGGCCACGCCCGAGCAGATGCAGAAGTTTGTCGAAAACTTCAAAAAGGGCCTGTTTCAGTTCTATGGCAATGCTTTGCTTGAGTACGACAACCAGGGCATCGTTGTCGATCCTGCCAAGGATGAGTCGGGAGACCGTACCAGCGTCGGCATGACGGTCAAAGGCAGCAGCGGCGCGATCTATCCTGTGTCTTACACGCTCGAAAAGATCAATGGCGAGTGGAAACTGCGCAACGTGATCATCAACGGCATCAACATCGGCAAGCTGTTCCGCGATCAGTTCGCTGATGCGATGCAGCGCAATGGCAACGACCTGGACAAGACCATCAACGGTTGGGCCGGGGAAGTCGCCAAAGCCAAGGAAACCACCGAAAAATCTACCGAGAACCAAACCCAATGA
- a CDS encoding DUF4198 domain-containing protein: MQQGKSLVLLGLFGAMFATHVSAHGLWTEQRRGNIEAIYGDGAEDNAFKAQKISGAWAYDTEGKMIPVTVERLADHARLQPLKPPAALAVALDNGMWSLTADKKWINEGRSKVPGSIESTETFKYSLAIYQPGAKLPKLDQMKLVILPEVDPLTVGPGKSLPVRVLLDGKPAAGVKLVGDYRSAPSTMSTETDADGRAQVLVRNEGLNVIAAQVEVPVKNSPDVSTRGLFTSLTFLGEPHHE; this comes from the coding sequence ATGCAACAAGGCAAATCACTGGTTCTGCTGGGTCTGTTCGGCGCGATGTTCGCCACCCACGTTTCGGCCCATGGCCTATGGACCGAACAACGTCGCGGCAATATCGAAGCCATCTACGGTGATGGCGCTGAGGACAATGCTTTCAAGGCGCAGAAAATCAGCGGCGCCTGGGCCTACGACACCGAAGGAAAAATGATCCCGGTTACCGTGGAACGCCTGGCCGACCATGCGCGTCTGCAACCACTCAAACCGCCCGCGGCGCTAGCAGTCGCGCTGGACAATGGCATGTGGTCGCTGACCGCCGACAAAAAGTGGATCAACGAAGGACGCAGTAAGGTGCCAGGATCGATCGAGTCGACCGAGACGTTCAAATACAGCCTGGCCATTTACCAGCCGGGGGCGAAGTTGCCGAAGCTCGATCAGATGAAACTGGTGATTTTGCCGGAAGTCGATCCGCTGACGGTCGGGCCGGGCAAGTCGTTGCCGGTACGGGTGCTGTTGGATGGCAAGCCGGCGGCGGGCGTGAAGTTGGTGGGCGACTATCGCAGCGCGCCGAGTACCATGAGCACCGAAACCGATGCGGACGGCCGGGCGCAGGTTCTGGTGCGCAATGAAGGGTTGAACGTGATTGCGGCGCAGGTGGAAGTGCCAGTGAAAAATAGCCCGGATGTGAGCACTCGCGGACTGTTCACGTCGCTGACCTTCCTTGGCGAACCGCATCACGAGTAA
- a CDS encoding STAS domain-containing protein: MSESAIRMSEAGELLLSGVLDYRTGPNLRKQGQALIKSSNAAALVVDCSAVEKSSSVGLSLLLCFMRDAQAAGKALSVRAMPEDMREIAQVSELTELLAQP; this comes from the coding sequence ATGAGTGAGTCGGCCATTCGCATGAGCGAAGCTGGCGAGCTACTGCTCAGTGGCGTGCTGGATTACCGCACAGGCCCGAACCTGCGCAAGCAGGGGCAGGCGCTGATCAAGTCCAGTAACGCGGCTGCGCTGGTGGTCGATTGTTCCGCGGTTGAGAAGTCCAGCAGCGTCGGCTTGTCGCTGCTGCTGTGCTTCATGCGCGATGCTCAGGCGGCCGGCAAGGCCTTGAGCGTTCGTGCGATGCCCGAAGACATGCGCGAAATCGCTCAGGTCAGTGAACTGACCGAGCTGTTGGCGCAACCCTGA
- the murA gene encoding UDP-N-acetylglucosamine 1-carboxyvinyltransferase, with protein MDKLIITGGVRLDGEIRISGAKNSALPILAATLLCDGPVTVANLPHLHDITTMIELFGRMGIEPVIDEKLSVEIDPRTIKTLIAPYELVKTMRASILVLGPMVARFGEAEVALPGGCAIGSRPVDLHIRGLEAMGAVIDVEGGYIKAKAPEGGLRGAHFFFDTVSVTGTENIMMAAALAKGRSVLANAAREPEVIDLANFLNAMGAKITGAGTDTITIDGVERLHPTTYKVMPDRIETGTYLVAAAVTGGRVKVKDTDPTILEAVLEKLRESGAEITCGEDWIELNMHGKRPKAVNVRTAPYPAFPTDMQAQFISLNAIAEGTGAVIETIFENRFMHVYELHRMGAHIQVEGNTAIVTGIEKLKGAPVMATDLRASASLVISALIAEGDTLIDRIYHIDRGYECIEEKLQMLGAKIRRVPG; from the coding sequence ATGGATAAATTGATTATTACCGGTGGCGTTCGTCTTGATGGCGAAATCCGCATCTCCGGGGCAAAGAACTCTGCCCTGCCGATTCTGGCTGCAACCCTGCTGTGTGATGGCCCGGTTACCGTTGCCAACCTGCCGCACCTGCACGACATCACCACCATGATCGAGCTGTTCGGTCGCATGGGCATTGAGCCGGTGATCGATGAGAAGCTCAGTGTCGAAATCGACCCGCGCACCATCAAGACTCTGATCGCTCCGTACGAACTGGTGAAAACCATGCGTGCCTCGATCCTGGTGCTGGGCCCGATGGTTGCCCGTTTCGGTGAAGCCGAAGTCGCGCTGCCTGGCGGTTGCGCCATTGGTTCGCGTCCGGTCGACCTGCACATCCGTGGCCTCGAAGCCATGGGCGCGGTCATCGACGTTGAAGGCGGCTACATCAAGGCCAAGGCCCCTGAGGGTGGCCTGCGCGGTGCGCACTTCTTCTTCGACACCGTCAGCGTGACCGGTACCGAAAACATCATGATGGCGGCCGCTCTGGCCAAGGGCCGCAGCGTGCTGGCAAACGCCGCTCGTGAGCCTGAGGTCATCGACCTGGCGAACTTCCTGAACGCCATGGGCGCCAAGATCACTGGTGCCGGCACCGATACCATCACCATCGATGGCGTCGAGCGTCTGCACCCGACCACTTACAAGGTGATGCCTGACCGTATCGAGACCGGCACCTACCTGGTGGCGGCAGCGGTAACCGGCGGGCGTGTGAAGGTCAAGGACACCGATCCGACCATCCTGGAAGCCGTTCTGGAAAAACTCCGCGAATCCGGTGCCGAAATCACCTGCGGCGAAGACTGGATCGAGCTGAACATGCACGGCAAGCGGCCAAAAGCCGTTAACGTGCGGACCGCTCCATACCCGGCGTTCCCGACCGATATGCAGGCGCAGTTCATCTCCCTCAACGCCATTGCCGAAGGCACTGGTGCGGTGATCGAGACGATCTTCGAAAACCGTTTTATGCACGTTTACGAACTGCACCGCATGGGCGCTCATATCCAGGTCGAAGGCAACACTGCTATCGTCACCGGCATCGAAAAGCTCAAGGGCGCGCCAGTAATGGCCACCGACCTGCGTGCTTCGGCCAGCCTGGTGATTTCGGCGCTGATCGCCGAAGGCGATACCCTGATCGACCGCATCTACCACATCGACCGTGGTTACGAGTGCATCGAAGAGAAACTGCAGATGCTCGGCGCAAAAATTCGCCGCGTACCGGGCTAG
- the hisG gene encoding ATP phosphoribosyltransferase: protein MLTIALSKGRILDDTLPLLAEAGIVPTENPDKSRKLIIPTTQADVRLLIVRATDVPTYVEHGAADLGVAGKDVLMEYGGQGLYEPLDLRIALCKLMTAGRVGDVEPKGRLRVATKFVNVAKRYYAEQGRQVDIIKLYGSMELAPLIGLADKIIDVVDTGNTLRANGLEPQDFIADISSRLIVNKASMKMQHARIQALIDTLRKAVESRHRG, encoded by the coding sequence ATGTTGACCATCGCACTGTCCAAGGGCCGCATCCTTGACGACACCCTGCCGCTTCTGGCTGAAGCGGGCATCGTGCCGACCGAGAATCCGGACAAGAGCCGCAAGCTGATCATTCCCACGACCCAGGCCGATGTGCGCCTGCTGATCGTGCGCGCCACCGATGTACCGACTTATGTCGAGCATGGTGCCGCGGACCTCGGCGTCGCCGGTAAAGATGTGCTGATGGAATATGGCGGCCAGGGCCTGTACGAGCCTCTGGATCTGCGAATTGCCCTCTGCAAGCTGATGACCGCCGGCCGTGTCGGCGATGTCGAGCCCAAGGGCCGCCTGCGGGTGGCGACCAAATTCGTCAACGTTGCCAAGCGTTACTACGCCGAGCAGGGACGTCAGGTCGACATCATCAAGCTCTACGGCTCGATGGAGCTGGCGCCGCTGATCGGTCTGGCGGACAAGATCATCGACGTGGTCGACACCGGTAACACCCTGCGTGCCAACGGTCTGGAACCCCAGGATTTCATTGCCGACATCAGCTCCCGGCTGATCGTCAACAAAGCTTCGATGAAAATGCAACACGCCCGTATCCAGGCGTTGATCGACACCCTGCGCAAGGCAGTGGAGTCTCGACACCGCGGCTGA
- a CDS encoding BolA family protein, whose protein sequence is MQAVEVKSFLEGKLPGTLVEVEGEGCNFQLNVISDELAALSPVKRQQQIYAHLNPWITDGSIHAVTMKFFSSAAWAERT, encoded by the coding sequence ATGCAGGCCGTAGAAGTGAAGAGCTTCCTTGAAGGAAAGTTGCCCGGAACGCTGGTAGAAGTTGAGGGCGAAGGCTGCAACTTTCAGCTGAACGTGATTAGCGATGAACTGGCGGCGTTGAGCCCGGTGAAGCGTCAGCAGCAGATCTATGCCCATTTGAACCCATGGATCACCGATGGCAGCATCCATGCGGTCACTATGAAATTTTTCAGCAGCGCGGCCTGGGCCGAGCGCACCTGA
- the algW gene encoding Do family serine endopeptidase AlgW, protein MLKALRFSGWPLLAGVLIALLIMQRYPEWVGLPSLDVNLQQAPQTLGLQQGPVSYADAVTTAAPSVVNLYTTKVVNKPSHPLFEDPQFRRFFGDNSPKQKRMESSLGSGVIMSPEGYLLTNNHVTSGADQIVVALKDGRETLARVIGSDPETDLAVLKIDLKNLPSITVGRSDNIRIGDVALAIGNPFGVGQTVTMGIISATGRNQLGLNNYEDFIQTDAAINPGNSGGALVDANGNLTGINTAIFSKSGGSQGIGFAIPVKLAMEVMKSIIEHGQVIRGWLGIEVQPLSQELAESFGLSGRPGIVVAGIFRDGPAQKAGLQLGDVILSIDGEPAGDGRRSMNQVARIKPTDKVTIQVMRNGKELKLTAEIGLRPPPAPIKEKEGE, encoded by the coding sequence ATGCTCAAGGCGCTGCGTTTTTCCGGCTGGCCGCTATTGGCCGGCGTGCTTATCGCTCTATTGATTATGCAGCGTTACCCGGAGTGGGTCGGGCTACCGAGCCTGGACGTCAATCTGCAGCAAGCCCCGCAAACTCTTGGCCTGCAGCAGGGCCCGGTGTCCTATGCCGACGCGGTGACCACGGCCGCGCCGTCGGTGGTCAATCTATACACCACCAAAGTGGTCAACAAGCCCAGCCATCCGCTGTTCGAAGATCCGCAGTTCCGCCGCTTCTTCGGCGACAACTCGCCCAAGCAGAAGCGCATGGAATCGAGCCTCGGTTCGGGCGTGATCATGAGCCCGGAAGGATACCTGCTGACCAACAACCATGTGACCAGCGGTGCCGACCAGATCGTGGTGGCGCTCAAGGATGGCCGTGAAACCCTGGCCCGAGTCATCGGCAGCGACCCGGAAACCGACCTCGCGGTGTTGAAGATCGACCTGAAAAACCTGCCATCGATCACTGTCGGCCGTTCCGACAATATCCGCATCGGCGACGTGGCCCTGGCCATCGGCAACCCATTCGGCGTCGGCCAGACCGTGACCATGGGCATCATCAGCGCCACAGGGCGCAATCAGCTCGGGCTGAACAACTACGAAGACTTCATCCAGACCGACGCCGCGATCAACCCCGGCAACTCCGGCGGTGCGCTGGTGGACGCCAACGGCAACCTGACCGGCATCAACACGGCGATCTTCTCCAAGTCCGGCGGTTCTCAGGGCATCGGCTTCGCGATCCCGGTCAAACTGGCGATGGAAGTGATGAAGTCGATCATCGAACACGGCCAAGTGATTCGCGGTTGGCTCGGCATCGAAGTGCAACCGTTGAGTCAGGAACTGGCGGAATCGTTTGGTCTGTCGGGACGTCCGGGGATTGTGGTCGCGGGGATTTTCCGTGATGGCCCGGCGCAGAAGGCTGGCCTGCAACTGGGCGACGTAATCCTCAGCATCGACGGTGAACCGGCCGGCGACGGTCGTCGTTCGATGAACCAGGTGGCGCGGATCAAGCCGACCGACAAAGTCACCATTCAGGTGATGCGCAACGGTAAAGAGCTCAAGCTCACGGCAGAAATCGGTCTGCGTCCGCCACCCGCGCCGATCAAGGAAAAAGAAGGCGAGTAA
- a CDS encoding S1C family serine protease produces the protein MTGENEVRRRRQHFKTLVLQLRDLPFTVVLKIDLKNLSSITVGRSDNIRIDYVALAIGNPFGVGQTVTMDIISATGRNQLGLNNYEDFIQTDAAINPGNSGGALVDANGNLTGINTAIFSKSGGSQGIGFAIPVKLAMEVMKSIIEHGQVIRGWLGIEVQPLSQELAESFGLSGRPGIVVAGIFRDGPAQKAGLQLGDVILSIDGEPAGDGRRSMNQVARIKPTDKVTIQVMRNGKELKLTAEIGLRPPPAPMKEKEE, from the coding sequence ATGACGGGCGAAAATGAAGTTCGCCGCCGACGGCAACACTTCAAAACCCTTGTCTTGCAACTGCGCGATCTCCCATTCACGGTGGTGTTGAAGATCGACCTGAAAAACCTGTCGTCGATCACCGTCGGCCGTTCCGACAACATTCGCATCGACTACGTGGCCCTGGCCATCGGCAACCCGTTCGGTGTCGGCCAGACCGTGACCATGGACATCATCAGCGCCACCGGGCGCAATCAGCTCGGGCTGAACAACTACGAAGACTTCATCCAGACCGACGCCGCGATCAACCCCGGCAACTCCGGCGGTGCGCTGGTGGACGCCAACGGCAACCTGACCGGCATCAACACGGCGATCTTCTCCAAGTCCGGCGGTTCTCAGGGCATCGGCTTCGCGATCCCGGTCAAACTGGCGATGGAAGTGATGAAGTCGATCATCGAACACGGCCAAGTGATTCGCGGCTGGCTCGGTATCGAAGTGCAACCGTTGAGTCAGGAACTGGCGGAATCGTTTGGTCTGTCGGGACGTCCGGGAATTGTGGTCGCGGGGATTTTCCGTGACGGCCCGGCGCAGAAGGCCGGCCTGCAACTGGGCGACGTGATCCTCAGCATCGACGGTGAACCGGCCGGCGACGGTCGCCGTTCGATGAACCAGGTGGCGCGAATCAAGCCGACCGACAAGGTCACGATCCAGGTCATGCGCAATGGCAAGGAACTCAAGCTGACTGCGGAAATCGGTCTGCGCCCACCGCCGGCGCCGATGAAGGAAAAAGAAGAGTAA
- a CDS encoding TonB-dependent siderophore receptor, whose translation MSSRTMASLAGLALGLLGDPVFAEESQTVELDAISVTSDYESPTGPVKGYRATRSSSATKTDTAIRDIPQSISVIPVSVLKDLGSTSVERALEYAGGVSKQNNFGGLTLYEYSVRGFTTSEFYKDGFSANRGYPSTPDVANIERIEVLKGPAASLYGRGDPGGTVNIVTKKPQREAFSTLQTSAGSWDRYRTAVDVNTPLDDDGNVLSRVNLAVEDNHSFRDHVDSQRVFVAPSFSWQLNPDTSLLVESEFVRHSSTFDRGIVAPNNKWSDVSRSTFLGEPNDGNIDNHNNLLQAALEHQLNDSWKLRLASHYKEGKLWGFASENRPLNADGHTINRRYRERDTNWHDSITQLELRGLFDIGSWQHELLMGSEYENFRKNERVTTIAGGPYAIDIYRPIYGQPKPNGPRSGTDFFEHVESQALNLQDQIVFTDKLRGMIGARFEHFEQSIDDRSRNATSRQRHDALTQRAGLLYQLTPEVGLFANVSTSFKPNNGLDAAGKSFDPEEGVGYEVGIKSELFDDRLSTTLAAFHIEKENVLALDPSTDSSRAMGKARSQGVDLQVTGQVTDAVRVIGAFAYIDAEVTQGDKVIPTGSRILGVAKRSGSVLGVYEFQDGHLRGSDLGAAFTYVGDRSGEAGSDFELPAYHTVDLLAHYKASENVTVGLNLNNLFDEKYFERSYSNYWVNPGEPRNFTVSLTLNL comes from the coding sequence ATGTCGTCTCGAACAATGGCTTCCCTCGCAGGCCTGGCCCTCGGTTTGCTGGGGGATCCGGTCTTCGCCGAAGAATCGCAAACCGTTGAACTGGACGCCATCAGCGTCACCTCCGACTACGAATCCCCCACCGGCCCGGTCAAGGGTTACCGCGCCACGCGCTCCTCCAGCGCAACCAAAACCGACACGGCCATTCGCGATATCCCGCAATCGATCAGCGTGATTCCCGTCAGTGTGCTCAAGGATCTGGGCAGCACCAGCGTCGAGCGCGCACTGGAATACGCCGGCGGCGTGTCGAAGCAGAACAACTTCGGCGGCTTGACGCTCTACGAATACAGCGTGCGCGGCTTCACCACTTCGGAGTTCTACAAGGACGGCTTCAGCGCCAACCGCGGCTATCCAAGCACGCCAGACGTGGCCAACATCGAGCGCATCGAAGTGCTCAAAGGCCCGGCCGCCAGCCTCTATGGTCGTGGCGATCCGGGCGGTACGGTGAACATCGTCACCAAGAAACCCCAGCGTGAAGCCTTCAGCACACTGCAAACCAGCGCCGGCAGCTGGGATCGCTATCGCACCGCCGTGGACGTCAACACACCGCTGGATGATGACGGCAATGTTCTGTCCCGGGTGAACCTGGCCGTCGAGGACAACCACAGCTTCCGCGATCACGTCGACAGTCAGCGAGTGTTCGTTGCGCCTTCCTTCAGCTGGCAACTGAACCCGGACACCAGCCTGTTGGTGGAGAGCGAATTCGTGCGCCACAGCTCGACATTCGATCGCGGTATCGTCGCGCCGAACAATAAATGGAGCGACGTTTCCCGCTCGACCTTCCTTGGCGAACCCAACGACGGCAACATCGACAACCACAACAATCTGCTGCAAGCCGCCCTCGAACATCAGCTCAACGACAGCTGGAAACTACGCCTCGCCAGCCATTACAAGGAAGGCAAGCTCTGGGGCTTCGCCTCCGAAAACCGTCCCTTGAACGCCGACGGCCACACCATCAACCGTCGCTATCGAGAACGCGATACCAACTGGCACGACAGCATCACCCAACTCGAACTGCGCGGTTTGTTCGACATCGGTAGCTGGCAACACGAACTGCTGATGGGCAGCGAGTACGAGAATTTCCGCAAGAACGAACGGGTCACGACCATTGCCGGCGGCCCTTACGCCATCGATATCTATCGGCCGATTTACGGCCAGCCGAAACCCAATGGCCCGCGCTCCGGGACCGACTTCTTCGAGCACGTCGAAAGCCAGGCGCTGAACCTTCAGGACCAGATCGTCTTCACCGACAAACTGCGCGGCATGATCGGTGCGCGCTTCGAACATTTCGAACAAAGCATTGACGATCGCAGCCGCAACGCGACCAGCCGCCAGCGCCACGATGCCCTGACCCAACGGGCCGGCCTGCTCTACCAACTGACACCCGAAGTGGGGCTGTTCGCCAACGTCTCCACCTCGTTCAAACCGAACAACGGCCTGGACGCCGCCGGCAAATCCTTCGACCCGGAAGAAGGCGTCGGTTATGAAGTCGGGATCAAGAGCGAGCTGTTCGACGACCGCTTGAGCACCACCCTCGCCGCCTTCCATATCGAAAAGGAAAACGTCCTGGCGCTCGATCCGAGCACCGACTCCAGCCGCGCCATGGGCAAGGCCCGCAGCCAGGGTGTCGACCTGCAAGTCACTGGGCAAGTGACCGATGCCGTGCGAGTGATCGGTGCTTTCGCTTACATCGACGCTGAAGTCACCCAAGGCGACAAAGTGATCCCCACCGGCAGCCGAATTCTTGGCGTGGCCAAACGCAGCGGCAGTGTGCTGGGCGTTTATGAATTTCAGGATGGCCATTTGCGCGGTTCGGACCTTGGTGCAGCGTTCACCTATGTCGGCGATCGCTCGGGTGAAGCCGGCAGCGATTTCGAACTGCCGGCTTACCACACCGTCGACCTGCTGGCCCATTACAAGGCCAGCGAAAACGTCACCGTGGGCCTGAACCTGAACAATCTTTTCGACGAGAAATACTTCGAGCGCTCCTACAGCAACTACTGGGTCAACCCCGGCGAGCCACGCAATTTCACCGTCAGCCTGACACTCAACCTGTAA